In Macaca thibetana thibetana isolate TM-01 chromosome 8, ASM2454274v1, whole genome shotgun sequence, one DNA window encodes the following:
- the EGR3 gene encoding early growth response protein 3 isoform X1 gives MTGKLAEKLPVTMSSLLNQLPDNLYPEEIPSALNLFSGSSDSVVHYNQMATENVMDIGLTNEKPNPELSYSGSFQPAPGNKTVTYLGKFAFDSPSNWCQDNIISLMSAGILGVPPASGALSTQTSTASMVQPPQGDVEAMYPALPPYSNCGDLYSEPVSFHDPQGNPGLAYSPQDYQSAKPALDSNLFPMIPDYNLYHHPNDMGSIPEHKPFQGMDPIRVNPPPITPLETIKAFKDKQIHPGFGSLPQPPLTLKPIRPRKYPNRPSKTPLHERPHACPAEGCDRRFSRSDELTRHLRIHTGHKPFQCRICMRSFSRSDHLTTHIRTHTGEKPFACEFCGRKFARSDERKRHAKIHLKQKEKKAEKGGAPSASSAPPVSLAPVVTTCA, from the exons ATGACCGGCAAACTCGCCGAGAAGCTGCCGGTGACCATGAGCAGTTTGCTAAACCAACTGCCTGACAATCTGTACCCCGAGGAGATCCCCAGCGCGCTCAACCTCTTCTCCGGCAGCAGCGACTCGGTAGTCCATTACAATCAGATGGCTACAG AGAATGTAATGGACATCGGTCTGACCAACGAGAAGCCCAACCCGGAACTCTCTTACTCCGGCTCCTTCCAGCCAGCCCCCGGCAACAAGACCGTGACCTACTTGGGAAAGTTCGCCTTCGACTCCCCTTCCAACTGGTGCCAGGACAACATCATTAGCCTCATGAGCGCCGGCATCTTGGGGGTGCCCCCGGCTTCAGGGGCGCTCAGCACGCAGACGTCCACTGCCAGCATGGTGCAGCCACCGCAGGGTGACGTGGAGGCCATGTATCCGGCGCTACCCCCCTACTCCAACTGCGGCGACCTCTACTCAGAGCCCGTGTCTTTCCACGATCCGCAGGGCAACCCCGGGCTCGCCTATTCCCCCCAGGATTACCAATCGGCCAAGCCGGCGTTGGACAGCAATCTCTTCCCCATGATTCCTGACTACAACCTGTACCACCACCCCAACGACATGGGCTCTATTCCGGAGCACAAGCCCTTCCAGGGCATGGACCCCATCCGGGTCAACCCGCCCCCTATTACCCCTCTGGAGACCATCAAGGCATTCAAAGACAAGCAGATCCACCCGGGCTTTGGCAGCCTGCCCCAGCCGCCGCTCACCCTCAAGCCCATCCGGCCCCGCAAGTACCCCAACCGGCCTAGCAAGACCCCGCTCCACGAACGGCCCCACGCGTGCCCGGCCGAGGGCTGCGACCGCCGTTTCAGCCGTTCGGACGAGCTGACCCGGCACCTGCGCATCCACACGGGCCACAAGCCTTTCCAGTGCCGGATCTGCATGCGGAGCTTCAGCCGCAGCGACCACCTCACCACTCACATCCGCACTCATACGGGCGAGAAGCCCTTTGCCTGCGAGTTCTGCGGTCGCAAGTTTGCGCGCAGCGACGAGCGCAAGCGCCACGCCAAGATCCACCTCAAGCAAAAGGAGAAGAAGGCGGAGAAGGGCGGTGCACCCTCTGCATCCTCGGCGCCCCCTGTGTCGCTGGCCCCAGTGGTCACCACCTGCGCCTGA
- the EGR3 gene encoding early growth response protein 3 isoform X2, with product MEPCAAWSPRGGRENVMDIGLTNEKPNPELSYSGSFQPAPGNKTVTYLGKFAFDSPSNWCQDNIISLMSAGILGVPPASGALSTQTSTASMVQPPQGDVEAMYPALPPYSNCGDLYSEPVSFHDPQGNPGLAYSPQDYQSAKPALDSNLFPMIPDYNLYHHPNDMGSIPEHKPFQGMDPIRVNPPPITPLETIKAFKDKQIHPGFGSLPQPPLTLKPIRPRKYPNRPSKTPLHERPHACPAEGCDRRFSRSDELTRHLRIHTGHKPFQCRICMRSFSRSDHLTTHIRTHTGEKPFACEFCGRKFARSDERKRHAKIHLKQKEKKAEKGGAPSASSAPPVSLAPVVTTCA from the exons ATGGAGCCATGTGCGGCGTGGAGTCCCCGCGGTGGGAGAG AGAATGTAATGGACATCGGTCTGACCAACGAGAAGCCCAACCCGGAACTCTCTTACTCCGGCTCCTTCCAGCCAGCCCCCGGCAACAAGACCGTGACCTACTTGGGAAAGTTCGCCTTCGACTCCCCTTCCAACTGGTGCCAGGACAACATCATTAGCCTCATGAGCGCCGGCATCTTGGGGGTGCCCCCGGCTTCAGGGGCGCTCAGCACGCAGACGTCCACTGCCAGCATGGTGCAGCCACCGCAGGGTGACGTGGAGGCCATGTATCCGGCGCTACCCCCCTACTCCAACTGCGGCGACCTCTACTCAGAGCCCGTGTCTTTCCACGATCCGCAGGGCAACCCCGGGCTCGCCTATTCCCCCCAGGATTACCAATCGGCCAAGCCGGCGTTGGACAGCAATCTCTTCCCCATGATTCCTGACTACAACCTGTACCACCACCCCAACGACATGGGCTCTATTCCGGAGCACAAGCCCTTCCAGGGCATGGACCCCATCCGGGTCAACCCGCCCCCTATTACCCCTCTGGAGACCATCAAGGCATTCAAAGACAAGCAGATCCACCCGGGCTTTGGCAGCCTGCCCCAGCCGCCGCTCACCCTCAAGCCCATCCGGCCCCGCAAGTACCCCAACCGGCCTAGCAAGACCCCGCTCCACGAACGGCCCCACGCGTGCCCGGCCGAGGGCTGCGACCGCCGTTTCAGCCGTTCGGACGAGCTGACCCGGCACCTGCGCATCCACACGGGCCACAAGCCTTTCCAGTGCCGGATCTGCATGCGGAGCTTCAGCCGCAGCGACCACCTCACCACTCACATCCGCACTCATACGGGCGAGAAGCCCTTTGCCTGCGAGTTCTGCGGTCGCAAGTTTGCGCGCAGCGACGAGCGCAAGCGCCACGCCAAGATCCACCTCAAGCAAAAGGAGAAGAAGGCGGAGAAGGGCGGTGCACCCTCTGCATCCTCGGCGCCCCCTGTGTCGCTGGCCCCAGTGGTCACCACCTGCGCCTGA
- the EGR3 gene encoding early growth response protein 3 isoform X3, which produces MDIGLTNEKPNPELSYSGSFQPAPGNKTVTYLGKFAFDSPSNWCQDNIISLMSAGILGVPPASGALSTQTSTASMVQPPQGDVEAMYPALPPYSNCGDLYSEPVSFHDPQGNPGLAYSPQDYQSAKPALDSNLFPMIPDYNLYHHPNDMGSIPEHKPFQGMDPIRVNPPPITPLETIKAFKDKQIHPGFGSLPQPPLTLKPIRPRKYPNRPSKTPLHERPHACPAEGCDRRFSRSDELTRHLRIHTGHKPFQCRICMRSFSRSDHLTTHIRTHTGEKPFACEFCGRKFARSDERKRHAKIHLKQKEKKAEKGGAPSASSAPPVSLAPVVTTCA; this is translated from the coding sequence ATGGACATCGGTCTGACCAACGAGAAGCCCAACCCGGAACTCTCTTACTCCGGCTCCTTCCAGCCAGCCCCCGGCAACAAGACCGTGACCTACTTGGGAAAGTTCGCCTTCGACTCCCCTTCCAACTGGTGCCAGGACAACATCATTAGCCTCATGAGCGCCGGCATCTTGGGGGTGCCCCCGGCTTCAGGGGCGCTCAGCACGCAGACGTCCACTGCCAGCATGGTGCAGCCACCGCAGGGTGACGTGGAGGCCATGTATCCGGCGCTACCCCCCTACTCCAACTGCGGCGACCTCTACTCAGAGCCCGTGTCTTTCCACGATCCGCAGGGCAACCCCGGGCTCGCCTATTCCCCCCAGGATTACCAATCGGCCAAGCCGGCGTTGGACAGCAATCTCTTCCCCATGATTCCTGACTACAACCTGTACCACCACCCCAACGACATGGGCTCTATTCCGGAGCACAAGCCCTTCCAGGGCATGGACCCCATCCGGGTCAACCCGCCCCCTATTACCCCTCTGGAGACCATCAAGGCATTCAAAGACAAGCAGATCCACCCGGGCTTTGGCAGCCTGCCCCAGCCGCCGCTCACCCTCAAGCCCATCCGGCCCCGCAAGTACCCCAACCGGCCTAGCAAGACCCCGCTCCACGAACGGCCCCACGCGTGCCCGGCCGAGGGCTGCGACCGCCGTTTCAGCCGTTCGGACGAGCTGACCCGGCACCTGCGCATCCACACGGGCCACAAGCCTTTCCAGTGCCGGATCTGCATGCGGAGCTTCAGCCGCAGCGACCACCTCACCACTCACATCCGCACTCATACGGGCGAGAAGCCCTTTGCCTGCGAGTTCTGCGGTCGCAAGTTTGCGCGCAGCGACGAGCGCAAGCGCCACGCCAAGATCCACCTCAAGCAAAAGGAGAAGAAGGCGGAGAAGGGCGGTGCACCCTCTGCATCCTCGGCGCCCCCTGTGTCGCTGGCCCCAGTGGTCACCACCTGCGCCTGA